Proteins encoded within one genomic window of Pieris brassicae chromosome 12, ilPieBrab1.1, whole genome shotgun sequence:
- the LOC123717199 gene encoding uncharacterized protein LOC123717199, which produces MMRLLGLFVLIVSGVCLVSCTHLVVGNVADRVVLAHHEDFEYNAMPFFKRVKSFFYSSPTNKPIRGIQALDNDHSKASVNITAGGIGYPFVNLRIKSERGSRLSYDIGIYVSPDFI; this is translated from the exons atGATGAGGTTGTTAgggttatttgttttaatcgtGTCGGGAGTGTGTTTAGTGAGTTGCACGCATTTGGTGGTCGGAAATGTAGCTGATAGAGTAGTTCTTGCCCACCATGAAGACTTCGAATACAATGCCATGCCATTCTTCAAGAGGGTCAAGAGTTTCTTTTATTCCTCGCCTACAAATAAACCTATACGG GGTATACAAGCATTGGACAACGACCACAGTAAGGCATCAGTCAACATTACGGCGGGTGGAATTGGCTACCCATTTGTGAACTTACGAATCAAAAGCGAGAGGGGAAGCAGACTGAGCTACGATATTGGAATTTACGTTAGCccagattttatttaa
- the LOC123717369 gene encoding BTB/POZ domain-containing protein 10 — MSDTQARGQQAMLDSRRPFFYPDSSSDTEEYRRDSEERRKRLSRRNISNVRRPNMMSKTQSPNAPIPSTSSQEPKIDKKNPMGEDRITLVVDNTRFVVDPAQFTAHPNTMLGRMFSSGIDFTHTNERGEYEVAEGISATVFRAILEYYRGGTIRCPPTVSVQELREACDYLLVPFDANTVRCQNLRGLLHELSNEGARRQFETFLERLILPLMVESAQRGDRECHVVVLLDDDSVEWDEEYPPQMGDEYSQTVLSTPLYRFFKYIENRDVAKQVMKERGLKKIRLGVEGYPTYKEKVRKRPGGRAEVIYNYVQRPFIHMSWEKEEAKSRHVDFQCFKSKSVTNLAEATADPVIELEPVRAREEADAPENPEEQPEEQ; from the exons ATGTCTGATACACAGGCGAGGGGCCAGCAGGCCATGTTAGATTCCAGACGTCCGTTCTTCTACCCAGACAGCAGTAGTGATACAGAGGAGTATAGAAGAGACAGCGAAGAGCGTCGCAAACGATTATCTAGACGCAACATTTCCAACGTACGTAGACCAAATATGATGTCGAAAACTCAGTCTCCTAATGCACCTATACCATCCACTTCCAGTCAAGAACCGAAGATAGACAAGAAGAATCCCATGGGTGAAGACAGAATAACTTTAGTTGTTGATAATACTAGATTTGTTGTTGATCCTGCTCAATTCACTGCACATCCAAATACAATGCTTGGGAGAATGTTCAGTTCAG GCATAGACTTCACACATACCAATGAGCGTGGAGAGTATGAAGTGGCTGAGGGCATCTCGGCCACAGTGTTCAGAGCAATTTTAGAGTACTATAGAGGTGGCACTATTCGCTGCCCTCCAACGGTCTCTGTGCAAGAGCTAAGGGAGGCTTGTGATTATCTCCTGGTGCCTTTTGATGCTAATACTGTGAGATGTCAG AATCTCAGAGGCCTTCTTCATGAGCTATCAAATGAAGGAGCGCGTCGTCAATTTGAGACATTCCTGGAGCGTCTTATTCTACCACTGATGGTGGAATCGGCTCAGCGTGGTGACAGAGAGTGCCATGTAGTAGTGCTATTGGATGATGACTCCGTGGAATGGGATGAGGAGTATCCTCCCCAAATGGGAGATGAGTACAGTCAGACAGTACTTTCTACCCCACTGTATCGATTCTTTAAGTATATTGAAAATAG AGACGTCGCAAAACAAGTAATGAAAGAGCGCGGTCTTAAGAAAATCCGTTTAGGCGTCGAAGGCTACCCTACATACAAGGAGAAAGTCCGCAAGAGGCCCGGAGGCCGCGCTGAAGTGATATACAACTATGTGCAGCGGCCATTTATTCACATGTCCTGGGAGAAGGAGGAAGCTAAAAGCCGACATGTGGACTTCCAATGTTTTAAATCGAAATCCGTCACTAATTTGGCTGAAGCCACCGCCGATCCCGTCATCG AACTGGAGCCGGTAAGGGCCCGTGAAGAGGCGGATGCACCAGAGAACCCCGAAGAGCAGCCGGAGGAGCAGTGA